In the Lysinibacillus sp. PLM2 genome, one interval contains:
- the tatC gene encoding sec-independent protein translocase protein TatC: protein MDPYGYNNLSPLDKKKKQESLEKVGEPVKESKELNEKQEVKNTDLARTKEEENQESWIEHITELRKQLIKSALVFITFLIVAFSTINFWFPYISRGHNLIILGPLEVIKSYTSISVTLSLGLSLPFICNFLWQFAKPGLYEKEQKFIGLYSPIMLVLFVGGLSFGYFVINPMSYQFLVGLGEMNFDVMVTATDYVNFLIMTTIPIGLLFELPIVALFLSAIGLLTANSMKKIRKISYLIMAIVSALITPPDFISQLLILIPMIGLYEMSILIVRKAEERKTALAHQ from the coding sequence ATGGATCCTTATGGCTATAACAATTTAAGTCCACTGGATAAAAAAAAGAAGCAAGAATCACTTGAAAAGGTGGGGGAGCCAGTTAAAGAAAGTAAAGAACTAAATGAAAAACAAGAGGTAAAGAATACAGACTTAGCACGTACAAAGGAAGAAGAAAATCAGGAATCATGGATTGAACATATAACTGAACTAAGAAAACAGCTAATTAAAAGTGCCCTTGTTTTTATTACTTTCTTAATTGTTGCATTTTCAACGATTAACTTTTGGTTTCCATATATTTCAAGGGGACATAATCTTATCATATTAGGTCCCTTAGAAGTGATTAAGTCTTATACTTCCATTTCGGTTACATTATCCTTAGGGTTATCACTACCTTTTATATGTAATTTCCTCTGGCAATTTGCTAAGCCTGGTTTATATGAAAAGGAACAAAAGTTTATCGGGCTATATTCACCAATTATGCTCGTCCTTTTCGTAGGAGGTTTATCTTTTGGGTATTTTGTAATCAATCCAATGAGTTATCAATTCTTAGTAGGCTTAGGTGAAATGAATTTTGATGTAATGGTAACAGCTACTGACTATGTTAACTTTCTTATTATGACTACTATACCAATAGGTCTCCTTTTTGAGTTACCGATAGTAGCACTATTTCTTTCAGCAATTGGATTGTTAACCGCTAATTCAATGAAAAAAATAAGAAAGATTTCATATCTTATTATGGCTATTGTATCAGCTCTTATTACACCACCAGACTTTATAAGTCAATTATTGATTTTAATTCCGATGATAGGTTTATACGAAATGAGTATACTTATTGTTCGGAAAGCGGAGGAGAGGAAAACTGCCTTAGCACATCAATAA
- the dltE gene encoding short-chain dehydrogenase: MKLSNNTILITGGATGIGLAFAEQFLQEGNEVIVVGRREEKLKEAKKRFPRLHTKVCDVSKEKDRLELYEWVLKEFPNVNVLVNNAGIQQRINLLHPSHDWQYYQKEMAINIEGPIHLSMLMIPHFMKQNEATIINITSGLALQPGVWVPIYSATKAAMHSFTISLREQLANSDVEVIEVFPPAVNTDLGGVGLHTSGAPLKDFIEGIFEGIRNQQIEIGYGGTEKRLTASKEEIEQGVKNAWKNFLKNNPDF, from the coding sequence ATGAAGTTATCAAATAACACAATCTTAATTACAGGTGGAGCAACTGGAATTGGGCTAGCTTTTGCTGAACAATTTTTACAGGAAGGTAATGAAGTTATTGTCGTAGGTCGTAGGGAGGAAAAACTTAAAGAAGCAAAAAAAAGGTTCCCGAGGTTACATACGAAAGTCTGTGATGTATCAAAGGAAAAAGACCGTCTCGAACTTTATGAATGGGTTTTAAAGGAGTTTCCCAATGTGAATGTTTTAGTCAATAATGCGGGTATTCAACAAAGGATTAATTTATTACATCCCTCTCATGATTGGCAATATTACCAAAAAGAAATGGCGATTAATATAGAAGGTCCTATTCATTTATCCATGCTCATGATTCCTCACTTTATGAAACAAAATGAAGCAACCATTATAAATATCACTTCTGGACTAGCATTACAGCCAGGTGTATGGGTACCGATTTATAGTGCAACAAAAGCAGCAATGCACTCCTTTACAATCTCGTTACGTGAACAGCTTGCTAATTCGGATGTAGAAGTAATCGAAGTATTCCCTCCAGCTGTAAACACGGATTTAGGTGGTGTGGGTCTACATACTTCCGGGGCACCATTAAAGGACTTCATCGAAGGTATTTTCGAAGGAATTAGAAACCAACAAATTGAAATTGGTTATGGAGGTACAGAAAAGCGTTTAACTGCTTCAAAAGAGGAAATTGAACAAGGAGTAAAAAACGCTTGGAAAAATTTTTTAAAAAATAATCCGGATTTCTGA
- a CDS encoding acetyltransferase: MEVMQILTNEDLEKAFYIRKEVFVKEQNVPLEDEFDQYDHLNGECDHILVVVDEAIAGTGRIRVVDGVGKLERICILPSYRKLGLGKVIVESLEQLAIKRGMSKVKLHGQTHAELFYKKLGYKTASEVFMEDGIPHILMIKEF, encoded by the coding sequence ATGGAAGTAATGCAAATTTTGACAAATGAAGATTTAGAAAAAGCATTTTATATAAGAAAAGAAGTTTTTGTAAAAGAACAGAATGTTCCTTTAGAAGATGAATTTGACCAATATGATCATTTGAATGGTGAATGTGACCATATATTGGTAGTTGTTGATGAAGCTATAGCTGGTACTGGTCGTATCAGGGTTGTTGATGGAGTTGGTAAGCTTGAAAGAATTTGTATATTACCATCATACCGAAAACTAGGATTAGGCAAAGTAATTGTTGAATCACTAGAACAGTTAGCAATTAAAAGAGGTATGTCGAAAGTAAAATTACATGGTCAAACACATGCAGAGTTGTTTTATAAAAAACTAGGCTATAAAACTGCTTCAGAAGTCTTTATGGAAGATGGAATTCCTCATATTTTGATGATAAAGGAATTTTAG
- the yqhH gene encoding putative ATP-dependent helicase YqhH, whose translation MIIERLSNWREDFNKRFEEDGPWDSWTLYKMTYEIEKMNLIPEFSGLQAPKFLTNLQLLPHQVEAAQTVIEKMNGKAILADEVGLGKTIEAGLIMKEYMIRGLVKKTLILVPASLQNQWVTELNVRFFIPAIPYKKNTPLDQYDVVVMSMDTAKKSPHREKIYEQNYDMIIIDEAHKLKNHKTQVYQFVQSLKKKFCLLLTATPIQNDVFEIFYLVSLLKPGHLGNFETFQSSFSASKHGIEQEKYLKELVNQVMVRNRRQDTGIEWTTRKVKTVPVQFTDDERKVYEKIAELKNVSSAFTSSFTMVTLLKEMCSSKEATFLTLNKMKEKCITKEEIDYIEEIIEMLINLEVNSKAEQALEIIKEANDKAIIFTEYRATQAYLQWYLNTKGISSVLFNGKFSKSKRDWVKQLFRERDQVLIATESGGEGINLQFCHHVINYDLPWNPMKLEQRIGRVHRLGQEEDVHIYNLAIEDTIEQKILDLLGDKIDVFEKVVGDLDDILTRKA comes from the coding sequence TTGATTATTGAACGATTGTCCAACTGGAGAGAAGACTTTAATAAGCGATTTGAAGAAGATGGGCCGTGGGATAGCTGGACATTATATAAAATGACTTATGAAATTGAAAAAATGAACTTAATTCCTGAATTTTCCGGCCTTCAAGCACCAAAGTTCCTAACAAATCTTCAATTACTACCTCATCAAGTAGAAGCTGCCCAGACTGTAATTGAAAAAATGAACGGTAAAGCAATATTGGCTGATGAAGTAGGACTCGGGAAAACAATAGAAGCTGGTTTAATAATGAAAGAGTATATGATTCGTGGGCTAGTTAAAAAGACATTAATATTAGTACCGGCTTCTTTACAAAATCAATGGGTAACAGAATTGAATGTAAGATTTTTTATCCCTGCAATACCTTATAAAAAAAATACCCCATTAGATCAATATGATGTAGTTGTTATGAGTATGGATACCGCAAAGAAGAGTCCGCATAGAGAGAAAATTTACGAACAAAATTATGACATGATCATCATAGATGAGGCACATAAATTAAAGAATCATAAAACACAAGTTTATCAATTTGTTCAAAGTTTAAAGAAAAAGTTTTGCTTATTGCTAACGGCAACGCCAATTCAAAACGATGTATTTGAAATTTTTTATCTAGTTTCGTTATTAAAACCTGGACATTTAGGAAATTTTGAAACATTTCAATCATCATTTTCTGCAAGTAAGCACGGCATAGAGCAAGAAAAGTATTTAAAGGAACTTGTGAATCAGGTAATGGTTAGAAACCGAAGACAAGATACAGGGATTGAATGGACAACTCGTAAGGTGAAGACCGTTCCTGTTCAATTTACTGATGATGAGAGAAAAGTTTATGAGAAAATAGCCGAGTTGAAGAATGTTTCATCTGCTTTTACAAGCTCATTTACGATGGTGACGTTACTAAAGGAAATGTGTAGTAGTAAAGAAGCTACCTTTTTAACTTTAAATAAAATGAAAGAAAAATGTATAACAAAAGAAGAAATAGATTATATAGAAGAAATTATAGAGATGCTAATAAATCTTGAAGTAAATTCAAAGGCAGAACAGGCTCTTGAAATCATCAAGGAAGCAAATGATAAAGCTATTATATTTACAGAATATCGTGCAACACAGGCATACTTACAATGGTATTTAAATACAAAAGGCATTTCTAGTGTTTTATTTAATGGGAAATTTAGTAAAAGTAAACGAGATTGGGTAAAGCAATTATTTAGAGAACGAGATCAAGTGTTAATTGCAACGGAATCTGGCGGCGAAGGTATTAACTTACAATTTTGTCATCATGTAATTAACTATGACTTGCCATGGAATCCAATGAAATTAGAACAAAGGATAGGCCGTGTTCATCGTTTAGGACAAGAAGAGGATGTTCATATTTACAACCTGGCAATTGAAGATACTATCGAACAAAAAATATTAGATTTACTTGGGGATAAAATTGATGTTTTCGAAAAAGTAGTAGGAGATTTAGACGATATTCTGACTAGAAAAGCTTAA
- the accB_1 gene encoding acetyl-CoA carboxylase biotin carboxyl carrier protein subunit, whose product MALEVQTQMTGSVWKIVVEVGQQVEEDQELIILESMKMEIPIVAPEDGVVKQILVKENDFVSEGDVVIILEEI is encoded by the coding sequence ATGGCTTTAGAAGTGCAAACTCAAATGACAGGATCAGTGTGGAAAATTGTAGTGGAAGTTGGTCAGCAAGTTGAGGAAGATCAAGAGTTAATCATATTAGAATCTATGAAAATGGAAATTCCAATCGTAGCACCTGAAGATGGTGTAGTAAAACAAATTTTGGTAAAAGAAAATGATTTCGTTTCTGAAGGTGATGTAGTCATTATTTTAGAAGAAATATAA
- a CDS encoding XRE family transcriptional regulator: MDRDVLIQVASDHLKTLRLENDYTIDKMAEIIGIQKKNLLKIEAGKVLASWTTTIAICTLFRDSRSLKIQLGGDPLEMIELAAIQTSICPKEKTLGGLILWKNIQKHRGYKLQKNIVTRHFRIIDHENYRILSTFNEKVAKEKWLDIVKAIKRTLFLMNIKS, encoded by the coding sequence ATGGATCGCGATGTTTTAATTCAAGTTGCTTCGGATCATCTAAAAACACTTCGTTTGGAGAATGATTACACAATTGATAAGATGGCCGAAATCATTGGTATACAAAAGAAAAACTTACTGAAGATCGAAGCTGGGAAAGTACTTGCTAGTTGGACAACAACTATAGCCATTTGTACATTATTTCGAGATAGTCGCAGTCTAAAAATTCAATTAGGTGGGGACCCCCTTGAAATGATTGAACTTGCAGCCATCCAAACATCCATTTGTCCTAAAGAAAAAACTCTCGGTGGGCTGATCTTGTGGAAAAATATTCAGAAGCACAGAGGCTATAAACTGCAAAAAAATATTGTAACTCGTCATTTTCGTATCATTGATCATGAAAATTATCGAATCCTCAGTACCTTTAATGAAAAAGTTGCAAAAGAAAAGTGGCTGGATATTGTTAAAGCAATAAAGAGGACATTGTTTTTAATGAATATAAAGTCATGA
- the yyaS gene encoding hypothetical protein — protein MKHFNMNMKIFVQYVIGIIILTLGIAFTIQSKFGASPYDALLVGLFNTIGLSVGSWEVLVALVILICNAILQKTRPEIFGLLTAIITGIGIDVWLFLLGNYLIPVQWYFELICFLIGLILIGLGTTIYLRAKFAPMPVDLLMLVISDLTKLNLLWSRTIIYFVFLVLAFVFHGPIGLGTILTVLLGGTIINFFMMFFDKREMKMQIIRNTEIDKRFSDREV, from the coding sequence ATGAAACATTTTAATATGAACATGAAGATTTTTGTTCAATACGTCATTGGCATTATCATCCTTACCCTTGGAATAGCATTCACTATTCAATCAAAATTTGGAGCATCTCCGTATGATGCTCTTTTAGTAGGTCTTTTTAACACAATCGGACTATCTGTTGGAAGTTGGGAAGTACTTGTTGCTTTAGTCATTTTAATCTGCAATGCAATATTACAGAAAACTAGGCCAGAGATTTTCGGACTGCTTACGGCAATCATAACTGGTATTGGAATTGATGTATGGCTTTTTTTGTTAGGAAATTATTTGATACCAGTGCAATGGTATTTTGAGCTAATTTGCTTCTTAATCGGACTTATCTTAATTGGACTTGGTACTACCATCTATTTGCGGGCAAAGTTTGCCCCTATGCCAGTTGATTTATTAATGTTAGTAATAAGCGATTTAACAAAATTAAATCTATTATGGTCGAGAACAATTATTTACTTTGTATTTCTTGTGTTAGCATTTGTTTTCCATGGACCTATTGGATTAGGGACAATTTTAACAGTCCTTTTAGGTGGTACAATTATTAATTTCTTTATGATGTTTTTTGATAAGAGAGAAATGAAAATGCAAATAATAAGAAACACTGAGATAGACAAACGTTTTTCTGACCGCGAAGTCTGA
- a CDS encoding GMC family oxidoreductase: MATTLDKVDVVTVGVGWTGGIIAAECSKAGLKVRGLERGEERGTKDYGMVHDEYRYAIRYELFQNLARETITFRNNREMKALPMRMMGSFLLGEGLGGSGTHWNGQNWRFLPYDFEIKTMTDEKYGPNKLGPDYTLQDWGITYDELEPYFTTFEYTAGISGEDNNPFWGKRSEPFPTPPMKKTPILQRFEQAASNLGYHPFMMPSGNLSQSYTNPDGATIAACQYCGFCERFGCEYGAKSSAEVTVVPTALGTGNFDVRYHSNVVEILKQGDKVTGVRFIDTVTGEEFIQPAEVVVLTSYVLNNAKLLMVSNIGEQYDPATGRGTLGRNYCYQILPGATGFFDEQFNTFMGAGALGMTIDDYNGDAFDHTDLDFIHGASLSITQTGQRPIAFNPVPPDTPAWGAEFKKASIEYYTRTLNIGGQGASMPHKENFMSLDPTYKDAYGLPLLQLTYNFTDQDRALHKYLSEKAAEIMKEMGAKIVASSNPLTDYDIVPYQTTHNTGGTVMGSDPAISVVNNYLQHWDAENLFVVGAGNFAHNSGYNPTGTVGALAYRCAEGIINYSKTGGSLV; this comes from the coding sequence ATGGCAACTACATTAGATAAAGTTGATGTTGTTACAGTTGGAGTTGGTTGGACTGGCGGTATTATAGCGGCTGAATGTTCAAAAGCTGGTTTGAAAGTACGTGGTTTGGAGCGTGGAGAAGAACGAGGTACAAAAGATTATGGGATGGTTCACGATGAATACCGATATGCTATCCGTTATGAGTTATTTCAAAATTTAGCGAGAGAAACAATCACATTCCGAAACAATCGTGAAATGAAGGCACTTCCTATGCGTATGATGGGTTCTTTCCTTTTAGGAGAAGGATTAGGTGGTTCAGGAACTCACTGGAATGGACAAAACTGGCGCTTTTTACCTTATGATTTTGAAATCAAAACAATGACAGATGAAAAATATGGCCCTAATAAACTTGGTCCAGACTATACGCTACAAGATTGGGGAATCACATATGATGAACTGGAACCTTATTTCACCACTTTTGAGTACACTGCAGGTATTTCCGGTGAAGATAATAATCCATTTTGGGGAAAGCGATCTGAACCGTTTCCGACACCACCAATGAAAAAGACACCAATCCTGCAACGCTTTGAACAAGCAGCATCTAATCTAGGGTATCATCCGTTCATGATGCCATCTGGTAACTTATCTCAGTCTTATACAAATCCAGATGGTGCAACTATTGCTGCTTGTCAGTATTGCGGTTTCTGTGAAAGATTCGGGTGTGAGTATGGAGCGAAATCTTCGGCTGAGGTAACAGTTGTACCTACTGCTCTAGGTACAGGTAATTTCGATGTTCGTTATCATTCGAATGTGGTGGAAATTTTAAAACAAGGTGACAAGGTTACAGGTGTTCGCTTTATTGACACAGTAACTGGTGAAGAATTTATACAGCCAGCTGAAGTTGTAGTATTAACTTCATACGTATTAAACAATGCAAAACTACTAATGGTTTCGAATATTGGTGAACAATATGATCCAGCAACAGGTAGAGGTACACTTGGTAGAAATTATTGCTATCAAATATTACCTGGAGCTACAGGTTTCTTCGATGAACAATTCAATACGTTTATGGGAGCAGGAGCCTTAGGAATGACGATTGATGATTACAATGGTGACGCATTTGACCATACAGATCTTGATTTTATACATGGAGCGAGTCTTTCAATCACTCAAACGGGTCAACGTCCAATCGCCTTCAATCCAGTTCCACCAGATACGCCAGCTTGGGGTGCGGAATTTAAGAAAGCTTCCATTGAGTATTATACTCGTACACTCAATATTGGTGGTCAAGGCGCATCTATGCCACACAAGGAAAACTTTATGTCGCTTGATCCAACTTATAAAGATGCTTACGGTTTACCATTGTTACAACTAACTTATAACTTTACTGATCAGGATAGAGCTCTTCATAAATATCTTTCAGAGAAAGCGGCGGAAATTATGAAAGAGATGGGAGCAAAAATAGTAGCTTCATCAAACCCACTTACAGATTATGATATTGTACCATATCAAACAACGCACAATACAGGTGGTACAGTAATGGGGAGCGATCCTGCAATAAGCGTAGTAAATAACTATTTACAACATTGGGATGCAGAGAATCTTTTTGTAGTAGGTGCTGGGAACTTTGCTCATAATAGTGGATACAACCCGACAGGAACTGTTGGTGCCCTTGCATATCGTTGTGCAGAAGGAATAATCAATTACAGTAAAACTGGTGGTAGTCTCGTTTAA
- the accC_1 gene encoding biotin carboxylase, producing MFKKILVANRGAIAARIIRTLKNMNIAVVAIYSEADQHLPYLKLADETYELKGSIAKDTYLNQDRIIEIVKMSGVDGVHPGYGFLAENSEFSKRLEEMGVKFIGPSTKWINLMADKNQARQIMANYSMPLGKGSSILPDDEEEVKKIAAEIGYPVLVKPANGGGGIGMLPVYEESKLISTVERAKNTSEKYFSDSNVYLESYFEDPRHIEFQILADAEGNVIHLYERDCSIQRRHQKIIEESPAPNISFKEIEKIGEQVQQSIQQIGYDNVGTVELLRGKDGNYSFLEMNTRLQVEHAVTEEIIGIDLVKAQIESAAKIPLRQILPGKIEKNGHAIEVRLYAEDPITFYPSPGTLKTYVLPKVENVRVETGFEEGNVISPFYDPMIAKIIVHEATREKCIEVLSNYLKLIQIEGVKTNIPFLIYTLNSPEFIAGNISTNLASTLAKRMKDENKLTK from the coding sequence ATGTTTAAAAAAATACTTGTAGCTAATCGTGGTGCCATCGCTGCGAGAATCATTCGAACATTAAAGAATATGAATATTGCTGTTGTTGCCATTTATTCAGAGGCAGATCAGCACCTACCATATTTAAAGCTTGCTGATGAAACCTATGAATTAAAAGGATCCATTGCAAAGGATACTTATTTAAATCAAGACCGAATTATCGAGATAGTAAAAATGAGTGGGGTAGATGGTGTCCACCCTGGATATGGTTTTTTAGCGGAAAATAGTGAGTTTTCTAAACGGTTAGAAGAGATGGGTGTTAAATTTATCGGTCCTTCAACAAAATGGATTAATTTAATGGCGGATAAAAATCAAGCTCGTCAAATAATGGCCAATTACAGTATGCCGCTAGGTAAAGGATCTTCGATATTACCAGATGATGAAGAAGAAGTAAAAAAGATTGCCGCAGAAATTGGTTATCCAGTACTTGTTAAGCCAGCTAATGGTGGTGGTGGTATTGGCATGTTACCCGTTTATGAAGAATCTAAACTGATCAGTACGGTAGAGCGAGCAAAAAATACATCCGAAAAATATTTTTCAGATAGCAATGTTTATTTAGAAAGTTATTTTGAGGATCCAAGACATATTGAATTTCAAATTTTAGCTGATGCAGAAGGTAACGTCATACATTTGTATGAGCGTGATTGTTCAATACAACGTCGTCATCAAAAAATAATTGAAGAATCTCCTGCACCAAACATAAGTTTTAAAGAGATTGAGAAAATTGGTGAGCAAGTTCAACAGTCGATTCAACAAATTGGTTATGACAATGTTGGCACTGTTGAATTACTTCGAGGAAAAGACGGAAATTATAGTTTCCTAGAGATGAACACTCGACTTCAGGTGGAACATGCGGTCACTGAAGAAATAATCGGAATTGATTTAGTAAAGGCACAAATCGAATCAGCAGCAAAAATACCTTTACGACAAATACTTCCAGGCAAAATTGAAAAAAATGGTCATGCTATTGAAGTACGACTATATGCGGAAGATCCAATTACCTTTTATCCTTCCCCAGGAACATTGAAAACTTATGTACTTCCAAAGGTTGAAAATGTTCGAGTAGAAACCGGATTTGAAGAAGGAAATGTTATTTCACCTTTTTACGATCCGATGATTGCGAAAATTATTGTACATGAAGCAACGAGAGAAAAATGTATTGAAGTATTATCAAATTATTTGAAACTAATTCAAATTGAAGGGGTTAAAACGAATATTCCGTTTTTAATCTATACATTAAATTCACCCGAGTTTATAGCGGGAAATATCTCGACAAATTTAGCTAGTACTCTAGCTAAAAGAATGAAAGATGAAAATAAATTAACAAAATAA
- the ilvK gene encoding branched-chain-amino-acid aminotransferase 2, with the protein MLDIKTEFTTNPKNKPAVEALGFGQHFTDHMFIVEYTEGQGWHDARIIPYQPIQIDPSAMVFHYGQAVFEGLKAYKTVDGKVLLFRPDRNFARLNNSNERMVIPAIDEQFALEALKQLVTVDRDWVPNAPGTSLYIRPFIIGTEANLGVHPSKSYKFIIIMSPSGSYYKEGINPVKIMVEQKYVRAVAGGTGEAKTAGNYASALKGQEIATAEGYSQTLWLDGKEKKYVEEVGSMNIFFKINGTVVTPALNGSILPGITRDSMIQVLKSKNIPVEERRITIDEVVEAYHNGTLEEVFGTGTAAVISPVGELKYLDEKIIINDGKIGEVSQMLYDTLTGIQNGTIEDTFGWTIKL; encoded by the coding sequence ATGTTAGACATTAAAACAGAGTTCACAACAAATCCAAAAAACAAACCAGCTGTAGAAGCACTTGGATTTGGTCAACATTTTACAGATCATATGTTCATCGTTGAGTATACAGAAGGTCAAGGATGGCATGACGCACGCATTATTCCATATCAACCAATTCAAATTGACCCATCGGCTATGGTATTCCATTATGGTCAGGCGGTATTTGAAGGACTAAAGGCTTATAAAACGGTTGATGGAAAAGTTTTATTATTCCGCCCGGATCGTAACTTTGCACGTTTGAATAATTCAAATGAACGTATGGTTATTCCAGCAATTGATGAACAATTTGCTTTAGAAGCATTAAAACAACTAGTAACAGTTGATCGCGATTGGGTTCCAAATGCACCAGGTACATCTTTGTATATTAGACCATTTATTATTGGAACAGAAGCAAACTTAGGCGTTCATCCATCTAAATCATATAAATTTATCATCATCATGTCTCCATCGGGTTCTTACTATAAAGAAGGTATCAATCCTGTTAAAATCATGGTTGAACAAAAATATGTTCGAGCTGTTGCAGGTGGCACAGGAGAAGCGAAAACAGCTGGAAACTATGCAAGTGCTCTAAAAGGGCAAGAAATTGCAACAGCGGAAGGTTACTCCCAAACTTTATGGTTAGATGGTAAAGAAAAGAAATATGTAGAAGAAGTAGGAAGTATGAATATCTTCTTCAAAATTAACGGTACAGTTGTAACTCCAGCTTTAAACGGAAGCATTTTACCTGGGATTACACGTGATTCAATGATTCAAGTATTAAAATCAAAAAATATTCCAGTTGAAGAGCGTCGAATTACAATTGATGAAGTTGTTGAAGCATATCATAACGGAACATTAGAGGAAGTATTCGGTACAGGTACTGCTGCTGTTATTTCTCCAGTAGGTGAATTGAAATACTTAGACGAAAAAATCATTATTAACGATGGTAAAATAGGGGAAGTATCACAAATGCTTTATGATACATTAACGGGTATTCAAAATGGAACAATCGAAGACACATTTGGTTGGACAATAAAACTATAA
- the prpE gene encoding bis(5'-nucleosyl)-tetraphosphatase PrpE [asymmetrical]: MRVDVGYGIDIIGDIHGCFSEFKELLNKLGYQAKENGLYSHPNGRKLVSLGDVMSRGPESIQCMLFFLNHVEAGLSYMIDSNHGWKIARWLDGRKVELRHGDELVELEFKEYEKQYGFHKTKDLKEKLKNFLMNAPSHYIFTLDGVDKVVCAHAGIRDDFIGKENKRVKDFCRYGDVAGMDEKGKPIRNDWFLQHQGDLCIVWGHDPKPEPLIVNNTINIDQGLVFGGKLTAYRYPENTFEFVSANKNYSGKVEDNPLNKKD, from the coding sequence ATGAGAGTTGATGTAGGATATGGCATCGATATTATTGGTGATATACATGGATGTTTTAGTGAATTTAAGGAACTACTGAACAAGCTAGGCTACCAGGCAAAAGAAAATGGATTATATTCACACCCTAATGGTCGCAAGCTTGTTTCTTTAGGAGATGTGATGAGTCGTGGACCTGAATCGATTCAATGTATGTTGTTCTTTTTAAATCATGTTGAAGCAGGTTTGTCATATATGATAGATAGTAATCATGGATGGAAAATAGCTCGATGGCTTGATGGTAGGAAAGTAGAGCTAAGACATGGAGATGAATTAGTTGAATTAGAATTCAAAGAATATGAAAAACAGTACGGATTCCATAAAACAAAGGACTTAAAAGAAAAATTGAAAAATTTCCTCATGAATGCACCATCTCATTATATTTTTACGTTAGATGGAGTGGATAAAGTCGTTTGTGCACATGCGGGAATTCGAGATGATTTTATTGGTAAGGAAAACAAACGAGTAAAGGACTTTTGTCGGTATGGGGATGTAGCTGGTATGGACGAAAAAGGCAAACCGATTCGAAACGACTGGTTTTTACAACATCAGGGAGATTTGTGTATTGTCTGGGGACATGATCCAAAACCTGAACCACTCATTGTAAATAACACGATTAATATTGATCAAGGATTGGTCTTTGGTGGGAAATTGACTGCCTATCGTTACCCTGAAAATACATTTGAATTTGTTTCAGCAAATAAAAACTATTCGGGGAAAGTTGAAGACAATCCGTTAAATAAAAAAGATTAA